Proteins encoded by one window of Myxococcus guangdongensis:
- the xth gene encoding exodeoxyribonuclease III has translation MKIATWNVNSVRARQERLLEWLKSAQPDVVCLQELKCIEEDFPLEAVRDAGYHAALHGQKTYNGVAILAKEEPRDVVKGLSDGVDDTHARLIAATVKGIRVVSAYAPNGQSVDSPQYEYKLQWYGRLRRYLDTRHKPEEPLVLGGDWNIAPEDIDTYDPKLWEGQTLFTLKERDALQRLCAFGLTDAYRKLHPDTQRFSWWDYRNLGFPKNLGLRIDHLYVSAPLVPRLTGADTDRDARKGKQPSDHAPVWLELQD, from the coding sequence ATGAAGATCGCGACCTGGAACGTGAACTCGGTACGGGCCCGTCAGGAGCGCCTGCTCGAGTGGCTGAAGAGCGCGCAGCCGGACGTGGTGTGCTTGCAGGAGCTCAAGTGCATCGAGGAGGACTTCCCGCTGGAGGCCGTGCGCGACGCCGGCTACCACGCGGCCCTCCACGGGCAGAAGACCTACAACGGCGTGGCCATCCTGGCGAAGGAGGAGCCGCGCGACGTGGTGAAGGGGCTGTCGGACGGCGTGGACGACACGCACGCGCGCCTCATCGCCGCGACGGTGAAGGGCATCCGCGTGGTGAGCGCGTACGCGCCCAACGGGCAGTCGGTGGACTCGCCCCAGTATGAGTACAAGCTCCAGTGGTACGGCCGGCTGCGCCGCTACCTGGACACGCGACACAAGCCGGAGGAGCCGCTGGTGCTCGGCGGCGACTGGAACATCGCGCCCGAGGACATCGACACCTATGACCCGAAGCTGTGGGAAGGGCAGACGCTCTTCACGCTCAAGGAGCGCGACGCGCTCCAGCGCCTGTGCGCCTTCGGTCTGACGGACGCGTACCGCAAGCTGCACCCCGACACGCAGCGCTTCTCGTGGTGGGACTACCGCAACCTCGGCTTCCCGAAGAACCTGGGCCTGCGCATCGACCACCTCTACGTGTCCGCGCCGCTGGTGCCCCGGCTGACGGGGGCGGATACGGACCGTGACGCGCGCAAGGGCAAGCAGCCCTCGGACCACGCGCCGGTGTGGCTGGAGCTCCAGGATTGA
- a CDS encoding tetratricopeptide repeat protein, whose translation MSPRTKKTSRRTLGFTLPPTLKKALVPSCLAALGLAAWTDVPLPAALRPWLALAEQHARARDAGIVVDLAPTFAEAPLPIPATHSATPELPSAAGPAPRVAVEDGLALSHEHTRRVDHLGRARALRELGDVSGALTEVRRALHDEPSDTEALTMAARLARLQGQSELALVAYARMGSLMPEEASALIQQARLLVSLGRHAEAVRVGEEAVVRAPEDAEGYQVLGRAHLASGELSPAILRFQQAVHLEPEHGYALNNLGFAYLRAGEDTKAAEVLARAAELLPHVAYVHNNLGVAWERLGRKEEARGAYAQATRLSPRYVQVRVNADRMNRVARADLAPSDARTPEALSPLPELH comes from the coding sequence ATGAGCCCGAGGACGAAGAAGACCTCCCGCCGCACCCTGGGATTCACCCTGCCTCCCACGCTGAAGAAGGCCCTGGTGCCGTCCTGCCTCGCGGCCCTCGGCCTGGCCGCGTGGACCGATGTCCCCCTGCCCGCCGCGCTGCGACCGTGGCTGGCCCTGGCCGAGCAGCACGCGCGCGCCCGTGACGCGGGCATCGTCGTGGACCTCGCGCCGACGTTCGCCGAGGCGCCCCTCCCCATCCCGGCCACCCACTCGGCCACCCCGGAGCTCCCGTCCGCCGCCGGGCCCGCGCCGCGCGTGGCGGTCGAGGATGGCCTGGCCCTGTCGCACGAGCACACCCGACGGGTGGACCACCTGGGCCGCGCCCGCGCCCTGCGAGAGCTGGGGGATGTGTCCGGCGCGCTCACCGAGGTGCGCCGCGCCCTGCACGACGAGCCGTCCGACACGGAGGCGCTGACGATGGCGGCCCGGCTGGCGCGGCTGCAGGGCCAGTCGGAGCTGGCGCTCGTGGCCTACGCGCGGATGGGGAGCCTGATGCCCGAGGAGGCCAGCGCGCTCATCCAGCAGGCCCGCCTGCTGGTGTCCCTGGGGCGCCATGCGGAGGCGGTGCGCGTGGGCGAGGAGGCGGTGGTGCGCGCGCCGGAGGACGCGGAGGGCTACCAGGTGCTCGGCCGGGCCCACCTGGCCTCGGGCGAGCTGTCGCCCGCCATCCTCCGCTTCCAGCAGGCGGTTCACCTGGAGCCGGAGCACGGCTACGCGCTCAACAACCTGGGCTTCGCCTACCTGCGCGCGGGTGAGGACACGAAGGCCGCGGAGGTGCTCGCGCGGGCCGCGGAGCTGCTGCCCCACGTCGCTTATGTGCACAACAACCTGGGCGTGGCCTGGGAGCGGCTGGGCCGCAAGGAGGAAGCTCGGGGCGCGTATGCCCAGGCCACCCGCCTGTCTCCCCGCTACGTCCAGGTGCGCGTCAACGCGGACCGGATGAACCGCGTCGCCCGGGCGGACCTGGCCCCGAGCGACGCCCGGACGCCGGAAGCCCTTTCACCCCTGCCCGAGCTGCATTAG
- a CDS encoding penicillin-binding protein 1A → MTLAPVMPTPPEAPQPSTPPPPPEQPRRPGLGARLWKWTKRLLITGVVGLVLVLLVCVGAYVYYSQDLPSVDALRTYELPQVTKVTCADGQVCAEYAYEKRTVVRVQDLPPHVRDAFLAAEDADFYKHVGLDPFGILRAAIKNLIPGSRKSGASTITQQVVKNLLLSPERKLSRKIREWILTPRVEEALTKDQILSLYINQSYYGQRRYGVEEAALYYFGKRAKDLSVGEAAVLAGTVQIPHRINPVTNMTRAKSRQRYVLGQMAAQGFVPRKVVDEEVDKPIVLAPRPEQAVGPYYAEEIRRTLIERYGEHAVMQGGLRVDIAMVPKLQVAAEQSVREGLEAVDRRQGYRGPKGTLDDAQWTRLRALVLTRIEEAGRRQKDQGYVADLEPLSRITAAGEPPKEVAPAEADVDGAEEQRPELTPEDEAPPSEEELLVRAVRLKPLEEGLRLTGYVTELDEKRNVARVDLVGRTAEVAFPGVSWARQKGKGAPKKIGDVFEKGQLVFVRVLKAPPAPAFLEATLDQVPMVQGGLVVIRPDNRNVVALVGGYDAERSSFNRATQARRQPGSSFKPFLYAAALASGRYTPLSKVNDAPETIRDPYTGKAWRPQNYDRQFEGPMTLRQALTKSKNTVSVRLIEALTPPTVIDFARRAGIRSAMPENLTLALGTGELTMLEAVNAYATLQANGKLAEPLMLLRVRDSRGKLLEDHQPAFEETLPPAVAYLTTSLMRSVVEEGTAKAVRELNRPAAGKTGTTQESKDTWFSGYTADWVASAWVGFDDNSPLGGSETGGRAALPIWLQFMRVAHEGLPAREFEVPPGVLQVRIDPATGLLAGESVPGRLEPFLEGTQPTAKAPPPGQVTTDEFFLDDGRKGL, encoded by the coding sequence ATGACCTTGGCCCCTGTGATGCCCACTCCGCCCGAAGCCCCGCAGCCCTCCACGCCGCCGCCCCCGCCCGAGCAGCCACGCCGCCCCGGGCTGGGCGCGCGCCTCTGGAAGTGGACGAAGCGGCTGCTCATCACCGGCGTGGTCGGGCTCGTCCTCGTGCTGCTCGTCTGCGTGGGCGCGTACGTCTACTACAGCCAGGACCTGCCCTCGGTGGACGCGCTGCGCACGTACGAGCTGCCGCAGGTCACCAAGGTGACGTGCGCGGACGGCCAGGTCTGCGCCGAGTACGCCTACGAGAAGCGCACCGTGGTGCGCGTGCAGGATTTGCCTCCGCATGTGCGCGACGCGTTCCTCGCCGCCGAGGACGCGGACTTCTACAAGCACGTGGGGTTGGACCCGTTCGGCATCCTCCGCGCGGCCATCAAGAACCTCATCCCCGGCAGCCGCAAGTCCGGCGCGTCCACCATCACCCAGCAGGTGGTGAAGAACCTGCTGCTGTCCCCCGAGCGCAAGCTGTCGCGCAAGATTCGCGAGTGGATCCTCACCCCGCGCGTCGAGGAGGCGCTCACCAAGGACCAGATCCTCAGCCTCTACATCAACCAGTCGTATTACGGGCAGCGCCGCTACGGCGTGGAGGAGGCGGCGCTCTATTATTTTGGCAAGCGCGCCAAGGACCTGAGCGTGGGTGAGGCGGCGGTGCTCGCGGGCACGGTGCAGATTCCCCACCGCATCAACCCGGTGACGAACATGACGCGGGCGAAGTCGCGCCAGCGCTATGTGCTCGGGCAGATGGCCGCGCAGGGCTTCGTGCCGCGCAAGGTGGTGGACGAGGAGGTGGACAAGCCCATCGTGCTGGCGCCGCGTCCGGAGCAGGCCGTGGGCCCGTACTACGCGGAGGAGATTCGCCGCACGCTCATCGAGCGCTATGGGGAGCACGCGGTGATGCAGGGGGGCCTGCGGGTGGACATCGCCATGGTGCCCAAGCTCCAGGTCGCCGCCGAGCAGTCCGTGCGGGAGGGCCTGGAGGCGGTGGACCGTCGCCAGGGCTATCGCGGTCCCAAGGGCACGCTGGACGACGCGCAGTGGACGCGGCTTCGAGCCCTGGTGCTCACGCGCATCGAGGAGGCCGGGCGTCGGCAGAAGGACCAGGGTTATGTCGCGGACCTGGAGCCCCTGTCCCGCATCACCGCGGCGGGAGAGCCCCCGAAGGAGGTGGCCCCCGCGGAGGCGGACGTGGACGGCGCGGAGGAGCAGCGGCCGGAGCTGACGCCCGAGGACGAGGCGCCTCCGTCCGAGGAGGAGCTGCTGGTGCGCGCGGTGCGCCTGAAGCCGCTGGAGGAAGGGCTGCGGCTGACGGGCTACGTGACGGAGCTGGACGAGAAGCGCAACGTGGCGCGCGTGGACCTGGTGGGCCGCACCGCGGAGGTGGCCTTCCCTGGCGTGAGCTGGGCCCGTCAGAAGGGCAAGGGCGCGCCGAAGAAGATTGGCGACGTGTTCGAGAAGGGGCAGCTCGTCTTCGTGCGCGTGTTGAAGGCGCCGCCCGCGCCGGCCTTCCTGGAGGCGACGTTGGACCAGGTGCCCATGGTGCAGGGCGGCCTCGTGGTCATCCGCCCGGACAACCGCAACGTCGTCGCGCTGGTGGGTGGGTATGACGCGGAGCGCTCGTCGTTCAACCGCGCCACGCAGGCCCGACGTCAGCCGGGCTCTTCGTTCAAGCCCTTCCTGTACGCCGCGGCGCTCGCGAGCGGGCGCTACACGCCGCTCTCCAAGGTCAACGACGCCCCCGAGACCATCCGCGACCCGTACACGGGCAAGGCGTGGAGGCCGCAGAACTATGACCGTCAGTTCGAGGGGCCGATGACGCTGCGCCAGGCGCTCACGAAGTCGAAGAACACGGTGTCGGTGCGGCTCATCGAGGCGCTCACCCCGCCCACCGTCATCGACTTCGCGCGCCGGGCGGGCATCCGCTCCGCGATGCCGGAGAACCTCACGCTGGCGCTGGGCACGGGCGAGTTGACGATGCTGGAGGCGGTGAATGCGTATGCCACGCTCCAGGCCAACGGGAAGCTGGCCGAGCCGCTCATGTTGCTGCGTGTGCGCGACTCGCGCGGCAAGCTGCTGGAGGACCACCAGCCCGCGTTCGAGGAGACGCTGCCTCCGGCCGTCGCGTACCTCACGACATCGCTGATGCGCAGCGTGGTGGAGGAAGGCACGGCCAAGGCGGTGCGCGAGCTCAACCGTCCCGCCGCGGGCAAGACGGGCACCACGCAGGAGAGCAAGGACACGTGGTTCTCCGGCTACACGGCGGACTGGGTGGCCAGCGCGTGGGTGGGCTTCGACGACAACTCGCCGCTGGGTGGGAGCGAGACGGGTGGACGCGCCGCGCTGCCCATCTGGTTGCAGTTCATGCGCGTGGCGCATGAGGGGCTGCCCGCGCGTGAGTTCGAGGTGCCGCCTGGGGTGCTCCAGGTTCGCATCGACCCCGCCACGGGGCTCCTGGCCGGCGAGTCCGTGCCGGGACGGCTGGAGCCGTTCCTGGAGGGGACACAGCCCACCGCCAAGGCGCCGCCGCCCGGGCAGGTGACGACGGATGAGTTCTTCCTCGATGACGGCAGGAAGGGTCTGTGA
- a CDS encoding VCBS repeat-containing protein, producing the protein MSRALVLAPLLTSLAAGAAPSSSAERATAVRTLPAEAPVALSVLAAGTASSSFGAPATGMRAGPSETPVAVSRLAAGADSSFFGAPATGMRAGPSETPVAVSRLAAGAASSSFGALITEVRTSPFEAPVGMSLFAAGAAASSSEGSSAVQRLAGELATAVRALPAEAPVALYLSGSSPELRRAVGSVLASRLASASLAPVLVDAPSAEAAESVARAQGARTLVRLTLDVEAGALRARGDALGTWINFWSGRVPTRPAKPSGALVESVDADAEVLALASVGAPAAPPPTGGPRSVRLLGAVLARLEQPIAALGAGDLDGDGRDEIVVLTETDVSAFDADGRLLARRELEGLPFSNAPTREPFGALAVIPGPPRIAAWSTRRAHGELLVLDKARGTLRPVGTLDSAPLGAVERGTFVPGQTAFQAEVRLAEGKPVTLSAPFTTAGFAPPRMLFVHPDGTGSLYSRAGTSPTRLSGLGAGSALGDLDGDGTPELLTTSPLLQPSPDVLRVHALNGTDPTVHEPLWQGTLPAGRALYVVTANLDGDDLREVVVGLLKPDGTGELFLLRQGAP; encoded by the coding sequence GTGAGCCGAGCTCTCGTCCTCGCGCCGCTGCTGACCTCGCTGGCGGCGGGCGCGGCTCCGTCTTCCTCCGCGGAGCGGGCCACTGCCGTGCGCACGCTGCCCGCCGAGGCGCCCGTGGCCCTGTCCGTGTTGGCGGCGGGCACGGCCTCGAGTTCCTTCGGTGCGCCAGCCACCGGCATGAGGGCCGGCCCCTCCGAGACACCCGTGGCCGTCTCGCGGTTGGCGGCGGGCGCAGACTCGAGTTTCTTCGGTGCGCCAGCCACCGGCATGAGGGCCGGCCCCTCCGAGACGCCCGTGGCCGTCTCGCGATTGGCGGCGGGCGCAGCCTCGAGTTCCTTCGGTGCGCTGATCACTGAAGTGCGGACGTCTCCCTTCGAGGCGCCTGTGGGCATGTCCCTGTTCGCGGCGGGCGCGGCAGCTTCCTCCTCGGAGGGCTCGTCCGCCGTTCAGCGACTCGCGGGTGAGCTGGCCACCGCGGTGCGCGCGCTGCCCGCCGAGGCGCCGGTCGCCCTGTACCTCTCGGGAAGCTCGCCGGAGCTGCGGCGCGCGGTCGGAAGTGTGCTGGCTTCACGTCTCGCCTCCGCGAGCCTGGCCCCTGTCCTGGTCGATGCGCCGAGCGCCGAGGCCGCGGAGTCCGTGGCCCGGGCCCAGGGTGCCCGTACGCTCGTGCGGCTGACGCTGGATGTGGAGGCCGGAGCCCTGCGGGCTCGTGGCGACGCGCTGGGCACGTGGATCAACTTCTGGTCCGGCCGTGTGCCGACCCGTCCAGCGAAGCCCTCGGGTGCACTCGTCGAGTCGGTGGACGCGGACGCGGAGGTGCTCGCGCTGGCCTCGGTGGGCGCTCCCGCCGCCCCGCCTCCCACCGGAGGGCCTCGGAGTGTGCGGTTGTTGGGCGCCGTGCTGGCAAGACTGGAGCAGCCCATCGCCGCGCTCGGCGCGGGCGACCTGGATGGTGACGGGCGCGATGAAATCGTCGTGCTGACGGAGACAGACGTCTCCGCCTTCGACGCGGACGGACGGCTGTTGGCTCGACGCGAGCTGGAGGGCCTGCCCTTCTCGAATGCCCCCACGCGAGAGCCCTTCGGCGCGCTGGCCGTGATTCCCGGGCCACCCCGTATCGCCGCGTGGAGCACCCGGCGGGCACATGGTGAGCTGCTCGTGCTCGACAAGGCACGTGGCACGTTGCGGCCCGTGGGGACTCTCGACAGTGCCCCGCTGGGCGCTGTCGAACGCGGGACCTTCGTCCCTGGACAGACGGCGTTCCAGGCCGAGGTGCGGCTCGCGGAGGGCAAGCCCGTGACGCTCTCCGCGCCCTTCACCACCGCGGGCTTCGCGCCCCCGAGGATGCTCTTCGTGCATCCGGACGGTACCGGATCGCTCTACTCGCGCGCGGGGACATCCCCCACGCGACTGAGTGGGCTGGGAGCGGGCAGCGCGCTGGGAGACCTGGATGGCGACGGCACTCCGGAGCTGCTCACCACATCGCCCTTGTTGCAGCCCTCGCCGGACGTGCTGCGCGTCCACGCGCTCAACGGCACGGACCCCACCGTGCATGAGCCGCTGTGGCAGGGGACGTTGCCTGCGGGGCGCGCGCTGTACGTGGTGACGGCCAACCTGGACGGCGATGACCTCCGGGAGGTGGTGGTGGGCCTGTTGAAGCCGGATGGCACCGGTGAGTTGTTCCTCCTTCGCCAGGGTGCCCCATGA
- a CDS encoding periplasmic substrate-binding domain-containing protein → MTPRLALASLILLGASPSLAAGRTRYGGEVRMAHAGPPEVGEPSLADTPLEATLLGLLSRPVCTVTPEGEARPALARELSRPTPQVSRLTLPNAATAGALARAWMRLSSAEGASPYRALLYPLRGEGRQVNASGATLELALSFPWPDMERALCHPALAAPVSGTPAGPFSSAGRGALDAQTGWPRGRPYLDRLLLTATDERGLARLWSSRQVQVELGVASESDTVSGAMLYATYLAFSPRRLPADFRQAVESSIDREDLTRLFVHGPAVPMPHLLPPALMPQGPRARPTAPPAGPAHKVTLIYDTALEDQRAVAERIQVKLHERGYTVALEPLSRAALRTRWAKGDFELMLHALMLPPAPGPALAVVLDAGGRKDLLGVELPPIGALTDMAARDARARERALALAATLPLLPLYAQGLGVRAMPEVGGLAMDTQGLPTLDGAFLLPAEGAAMGGRP, encoded by the coding sequence ATGACGCCGCGTCTCGCCCTCGCAAGTCTCATCCTCCTCGGCGCCTCGCCCTCGCTCGCGGCGGGACGGACGCGCTATGGCGGAGAGGTGCGCATGGCCCACGCGGGGCCGCCCGAGGTCGGAGAGCCCTCGCTCGCGGACACGCCGTTGGAGGCCACGTTGCTCGGCCTGCTGTCGCGCCCCGTGTGCACGGTGACGCCGGAGGGCGAGGCCCGTCCCGCGCTCGCCCGGGAGCTGTCGCGTCCCACGCCGCAGGTTTCTCGACTGACGCTGCCCAACGCCGCCACGGCCGGAGCGCTGGCTCGCGCGTGGATGCGGCTGTCCAGCGCGGAGGGCGCCTCGCCGTACCGTGCGCTGCTCTATCCCCTGCGTGGCGAGGGGCGGCAGGTCAACGCGAGCGGCGCCACGCTGGAGCTCGCGCTCTCGTTCCCCTGGCCCGACATGGAGCGCGCGCTGTGCCACCCTGCCCTGGCCGCGCCCGTGTCCGGGACTCCCGCGGGGCCGTTCTCGTCGGCGGGACGCGGCGCGCTCGATGCGCAGACTGGTTGGCCTCGTGGGAGGCCGTACCTGGACCGGCTGCTGCTCACGGCCACGGATGAACGGGGGCTTGCCCGCCTGTGGTCCTCGCGACAGGTCCAGGTGGAGCTGGGCGTCGCGTCCGAGTCGGACACCGTGTCGGGCGCGATGCTGTACGCCACGTACCTGGCCTTCTCGCCCCGTCGGCTCCCTGCGGACTTCCGGCAGGCGGTGGAGAGCTCCATCGACCGGGAGGACCTCACGCGGCTGTTCGTGCATGGCCCCGCGGTGCCCATGCCGCACCTGTTGCCTCCGGCGCTGATGCCGCAAGGGCCTCGGGCGCGGCCCACGGCGCCCCCGGCGGGCCCGGCCCACAAGGTGACGCTCATCTACGACACGGCGCTCGAGGACCAGCGCGCGGTGGCGGAGCGCATCCAGGTGAAGCTGCATGAACGTGGCTACACCGTGGCACTGGAGCCCTTGTCGCGAGCGGCCCTGCGCACGCGGTGGGCCAAGGGCGACTTCGAGTTGATGCTGCACGCGCTGATGCTCCCACCCGCGCCAGGCCCCGCGTTGGCCGTGGTGCTGGACGCGGGTGGGCGCAAGGACCTGCTCGGCGTGGAGCTGCCCCCCATCGGCGCGTTGACGGACATGGCGGCGCGCGACGCGCGGGCCCGTGAGCGTGCGTTGGCGCTGGCCGCGACGCTGCCCCTGTTGCCGCTGTATGCGCAGGGACTGGGCGTGCGCGCCATGCCGGAGGTCGGAGGGCTCGCCATGGATACACAGGGCCTGCCGACGCTCGACGGCGCGTTCCTGCTTCCAGCCGAGGGCGCCGCGATGGGAGGGCGCCCGTGA
- a CDS encoding ATP-binding protein, with product MRLRTRLALAFALLALVPLAVVVLPTLSRLRDTLSRELDARMEAATLSAKESLERSAATARRAVEELVESPAMEDLAREARERPTRAIQAGTAEALMKTRGLTVLALFDRGGTVLSSGHLPARRGDPDPVLFAVTRESSPKPVPVRVEVRTSSGLRQMPALVTARPIDYGDLRLWAVGGVLLDDSLAQHLARLTQAQVTLVSGENELARAGTALPPTVARELPLGDTATVRLVFSRAAAREAEEGVMRAFVLLAGLGGAFAVLLGLLVSRWMTRPVEALTEGARRVAEGALDVQVTADATGEVGELVRTFNHMTSELKATTERLVASERIAAWQEVARRLAHEIKNPLTPIRMSLETLLAAQEARHPRFPELFKESAGVVLEEVDRLRRIVDEFSRFARMPKPQLSPVDLSELTQSVLALYATPPEGIQILPALQTGVVARVDRDMLTQVLVNLVKNAEEAMAGKGGNLRVRVKGTDTDALIEVEDSGPGIPLEHRARIFEPYFTTKDGGTGLGLAIAARILQEHGGKLEVGGEPGQGARFSVVLPRAEGISAVGVR from the coding sequence TTGAGACTGAGGACCCGACTGGCGCTCGCCTTCGCGCTGCTCGCGTTGGTGCCTCTCGCGGTGGTCGTCCTGCCCACGCTGTCGCGCCTGCGTGACACCCTCTCGCGCGAGCTGGATGCCCGCATGGAGGCGGCCACCCTCAGCGCGAAGGAGTCGCTGGAGCGCTCGGCCGCCACGGCCCGTCGCGCGGTGGAGGAGCTGGTCGAAAGCCCCGCGATGGAGGACCTGGCCCGCGAGGCGCGTGAGCGCCCCACCCGCGCCATCCAGGCCGGCACGGCGGAAGCGCTGATGAAGACGCGCGGACTGACGGTGCTCGCGCTCTTCGACCGGGGAGGCACGGTGTTGTCCTCGGGCCACCTGCCCGCGCGGCGCGGCGACCCAGACCCCGTCCTCTTCGCCGTCACCCGCGAGTCGTCCCCCAAGCCGGTCCCCGTCCGCGTGGAGGTGCGCACGTCATCGGGCCTCCGGCAGATGCCCGCGCTCGTCACCGCGCGCCCCATCGACTACGGCGACCTGCGCCTGTGGGCCGTGGGCGGTGTGCTGCTCGATGACAGCCTGGCGCAGCACCTGGCGAGACTGACGCAGGCCCAGGTCACGCTGGTCTCGGGAGAGAATGAGCTGGCCCGCGCCGGAACCGCGCTGCCGCCCACGGTGGCGCGCGAGCTCCCGCTGGGGGACACCGCCACGGTGCGACTGGTCTTCAGTCGCGCCGCCGCGCGCGAGGCCGAGGAAGGCGTCATGCGCGCGTTCGTCCTGCTCGCGGGCCTGGGCGGTGCGTTCGCGGTGCTCCTGGGACTGCTCGTGTCACGGTGGATGACGAGGCCCGTGGAGGCACTCACCGAAGGTGCTCGCCGCGTGGCCGAGGGCGCGCTGGACGTGCAGGTGACGGCGGACGCCACGGGTGAGGTGGGAGAGCTGGTCCGGACGTTCAACCACATGACGTCCGAGCTGAAGGCCACCACGGAGCGACTGGTGGCCAGCGAGCGCATCGCCGCGTGGCAGGAGGTGGCGCGGCGGCTCGCGCATGAAATCAAGAACCCGCTCACCCCCATCCGCATGTCGCTGGAGACGCTGCTCGCCGCGCAGGAGGCGCGCCATCCGCGCTTCCCGGAGCTCTTCAAGGAGAGCGCCGGGGTGGTGCTGGAGGAGGTGGACCGGCTGCGGCGCATCGTCGACGAGTTCAGCCGGTTCGCGCGGATGCCCAAGCCGCAGCTCTCGCCCGTGGACCTGTCCGAGCTGACGCAGAGCGTGCTCGCGCTCTACGCCACGCCGCCCGAGGGCATCCAGATCCTGCCCGCCCTGCAGACGGGCGTGGTGGCGCGGGTGGACCGGGACATGCTGACGCAGGTGCTGGTCAACCTGGTGAAGAACGCCGAGGAGGCCATGGCCGGCAAGGGTGGCAACCTGCGCGTGCGCGTGAAGGGCACGGACACCGACGCGCTCATCGAGGTCGAGGACAGCGGCCCGGGCATCCCCCTCGAGCACCGGGCCCGCATCTTCGAGCCGTACTTCACCACCAAGGACGGAGGCACCGGGCTCGGGCTCGCCATCGCGGCGCGCATCCTCCAGGAGCACGGCGGCAAGCTCGAGGTCGGCGGAGAGCCGGGCCAGGGCGCGCGATTCAGCGTCGTGCTCCCCCGCGCCGAGGGCATCAGCGCCGTCGGCGTCCGGTAG